AAAGTGCATCGGACATCCTGACAGTATTGCAGACGGAATTGCAGAGGCTGTATCAAAGGCACTCTCAAAAGCGTACCTCGAAGAGTGCGATGCAGTCCTTCACCACAACACTGACCAGGGTGAGATCGTTGCCGGAGAATCTATGCCGAAGTTCGGCGGCGGAGATATACTCAGGCCGGTCTATGTGCTCCTGACAGGACGCGCAACAAAGAACTATGAAGGCAAGAGCATCCCGACCGATTCAATAGCACTGAAAGCTGCACGCGATTACATCAAAGAGACTCTCCGGTTTATTGACATGGACAGTGACGTAATTGTTGACTGCCGCATGGGTGTCGGATCATCAGACTTAAGGGACGTATTTAAAGCCTGCAACAACAACCCAATCCCGCATGCAAACGATACATCATTTGGTATAGGTCACGCCCCCTTCAGTGACCTTGAAAAAATAATTCTCAATGTAAGCGAGCACATTGACGGAAATGTCAGGCCAAAAAAGCCAGTTATAGGCACAGACATTAAGATCATGGGACTCAGGGAGAAAGATGACATCTCACTTACACTATGTGTGCCGATGGTAGACAGATTCTGCTCCGGAATGGATGATTACAACGAAGCAAAGGCATTCATGGTTGAGGAAGTCCGGAAAGTCGCATCCGCTTCCACAGACAGAAAGGTAAACGTATTCGTAAATACCGGCGACAACCCTGAAAACGGCAGCATCTTCCTTACAGTGACCGGAACTTCAGCCGAGATGGGTGATGACGGAAGTGTCGGCAGAGGAAACCGCTGCAACGGACTTATCACACCACAGCGCCCGATGAGCATGGAAGCCACAAGCGGCAAAAATCCAATCAACCACATAGGAAAGATATACAACCTTCTTTCAACAGAGATCGCAAAGGAATGTGTTGCAAAGGTTGACGGGATTGATGACCTCTACATCAGGCTGCTCTCACAGATCGGAAAGCCGATCGATCAGCCGCTTGTTGCAAGCGCACAATATATCTACAACGGCGACGGCAGCGAATCTGTAATTGAGAAGGAGATTAACGCAATAATTGACGATAATCTTGCTGACATCAGAACAATTACCGAGCGCGTCATACGCGGTGAATTAAAGACATTCTAATTACAAACTCTTTTTTGATCTATGAATACAAGGCAAACAGAGAAGAGAATTCTCCGTCTTGCAATTCCAAACAAAGGCAGAATTGCAGACCCAATCATTGAACTCATCGAGGACAGCGGACTGATTCTGCAAAACAGCGTCAGCAGAAAGCTGATTACCGGGACATCAGACCCTGCAATAGAAGTCCTGTTTGCGCGTCCGGTTGACATCCCGGCCTATGTAGCAAGCGGTGCGGCAGACCTTGGTATTACCGGCAGGGATATGGTTATGGAGAGAGGTGCAGATGTCGAAGAACTTATGGACCTTAAATCCGGAAAGGCAACCCTTGTGATCGCCGTCCCTGAGGACTCAGATATAGCAGATGTAAGAGATCTCGACGGCAAAAAGATTGCAACTGAATTTCCGGGGATATGCGAGAGATATTTCAGGGATGAAAAACTAAGCGTCTCAATTGTATCTGTCGGCGGAGCATGCGAAGCGGCACCATACCTTGGAATCGCCGATGCAATCGTTGACCTCTCAAGTTCAGGCAACACAATAAGGACGAACAACCTGAGGGTTATCTCGGAAATTTTAGTCTCAACAACAATACTCATAGCAAACAGGGATGCACAGAAGATCTACAGTGAAAAGATAGCTGAATTCTGCCTTGCAATTGAGAGTGTAATGCGTGCAAAGGGTAAGAAGTACCTGATGATGAATGTCCACAGAGAGGCGC
The sequence above is a segment of the Methanoplanus limicola DSM 2279 genome. Coding sequences within it:
- a CDS encoding methionine adenosyltransferase, producing MPRNISVERLTQTPIEKQQIEIAERKCIGHPDSIADGIAEAVSKALSKAYLEECDAVLHHNTDQGEIVAGESMPKFGGGDILRPVYVLLTGRATKNYEGKSIPTDSIALKAARDYIKETLRFIDMDSDVIVDCRMGVGSSDLRDVFKACNNNPIPHANDTSFGIGHAPFSDLEKIILNVSEHIDGNVRPKKPVIGTDIKIMGLREKDDISLTLCVPMVDRFCSGMDDYNEAKAFMVEEVRKVASASTDRKVNVFVNTGDNPENGSIFLTVTGTSAEMGDDGSVGRGNRCNGLITPQRPMSMEATSGKNPINHIGKIYNLLSTEIAKECVAKVDGIDDLYIRLLSQIGKPIDQPLVASAQYIYNGDGSESVIEKEINAIIDDNLADIRTITERVIRGELKTF
- the hisG gene encoding ATP phosphoribosyltransferase, translated to MNTRQTEKRILRLAIPNKGRIADPIIELIEDSGLILQNSVSRKLITGTSDPAIEVLFARPVDIPAYVASGAADLGITGRDMVMERGADVEELMDLKSGKATLVIAVPEDSDIADVRDLDGKKIATEFPGICERYFRDEKLSVSIVSVGGACEAAPYLGIADAIVDLSSSGNTIRTNNLRVISEILVSTTILIANRDAQKIYSEKIAEFCLAIESVMRAKGKKYLMMNVHREALEAVRNVLPGLSGPTVMDVASEDNLVAVHAVVSEDHLYGLVSSLKNAGARDILVVPIERMIR